In the Helicobacter typhlonius genome, one interval contains:
- a CDS encoding AAA family ATPase yields MKTEKVENLPLVNGIFSNCAKLASKEYMAQATERSKWLIDNFLMRGSLNMVYASAGVGKSLLSLELAYFLAKKPNVSKVIYLDGDNSEAALTARGLNEIVESSGAKLEYYFVNPHKYFSIFNKLKEYNLENVVLIIDSIRNFINFDIKDDIKVTRYLQRLQKLRSKGATIIFLHHQPKQYGEENNKMYKGATAFIDSVDEAWYVSKSFIQNSNSKTLSLDLEPQKYRLDTKAQRAIIDNKTHTIFFRDDIRIGLSQKQQITLELAQEVINANPNGIIQSDLARQIVKIANANYYEIVGKNSLWNLLAEFENKLFKIHTFTPKGGGVRKIYTPLNTAIESKTSNKIETKIENTLNLIKAVITESKNGIAQKDLAELVCKKAANNLEIVGKNSLWKLLDKYDGVFYRAEKTYRKSGYGITKIYLPLLDSNKSMNSEIMVG; encoded by the coding sequence ATGAAAACAGAAAAAGTAGAAAATTTACCTCTGGTAAATGGAATATTTAGCAATTGTGCCAAGTTGGCTAGTAAGGAATATATGGCTCAGGCAACAGAAAGGTCAAAATGGTTAATAGATAACTTTTTAATGCGCGGCAGTTTAAATATGGTTTATGCCTCTGCAGGAGTGGGAAAATCACTTTTATCACTTGAATTAGCCTATTTTTTAGCTAAAAAGCCAAATGTATCAAAAGTCATTTACCTAGATGGCGATAATAGTGAAGCTGCATTAACTGCGCGCGGGTTAAATGAGATTGTAGAATCTAGCGGTGCAAAGCTGGAGTATTACTTTGTAAATCCTCATAAATATTTTAGTATCTTTAATAAACTCAAAGAATACAACCTAGAAAATGTCGTGCTTATCATAGATAGCATTCGCAACTTTATTAATTTTGATATTAAAGATGACATCAAGGTAACTCGCTATCTGCAAAGATTGCAAAAACTTAGAAGCAAAGGAGCAACTATTATTTTCTTGCACCATCAACCAAAACAATATGGTGAAGAGAATAATAAGATGTATAAAGGTGCAACAGCCTTTATAGATAGCGTAGATGAAGCGTGGTATGTATCAAAATCCTTTATTCAAAATAGTAACTCCAAAACTCTTAGCCTAGATTTAGAGCCACAAAAATATAGGTTAGATACAAAAGCACAAAGAGCAATTATAGATAATAAGACACATACAATATTTTTTCGTGATGATATTAGGATAGGACTAAGTCAAAAGCAGCAAATAACACTTGAACTTGCTCAAGAAGTTATTAATGCTAATCCAAATGGCATTATTCAAAGTGATTTAGCGAGACAAATAGTAAAGATTGCAAATGCAAATTACTATGAGATTGTAGGTAAAAATTCATTATGGAATTTACTTGCTGAATTTGAAAACAAACTCTTTAAAATCCATACTTTCACGCCAAAAGGTGGTGGTGTGCGAAAAATCTACACTCCACTTAATACTGCCATAGAATCTAAAACATCAAATAAAATCGAAACTAAAATAGAAAATACGCTCAATCTCATTAAAGCAGTCATCACGGAATCTAAAAATGGAATTGCACAAAAAGATTTAGCAGAGCTAGTTTGCAAAAAGGCGGCAAACAACTTGGAAATTGTGGGCAAAAATTCATTATGGAAGCTACTTGATAAGTATGATGGAGTATTTTATAGGGCAGAAAAGACATATAGAAAAAGTGGTTATGGTATTACTAAAATATATTTGCCACTGCTAGATTCCAATAAAAGTATGAATAGTGAAATAATGGTGGGTTAA
- a CDS encoding lysozyme family protein, with amino-acid sequence MLGTRFELDEEKILRENIYDLDMMYAKIEEFAIKRAGLTKVSKNHYEFRGEKNAQAHLGIFNFNCLLQCEWFTKNVKSWEWLDDQYGKDYSSDIIANAKKYNQGVWA; translated from the coding sequence ATGCTAGGCACACGATTTGAACTTGACGAGGAGAAAATCTTAAGAGAGAACATATATGACCTTGATATGATGTATGCAAAGATAGAGGAGTTTGCCATAAAAAGAGCTGGGCTAACAAAAGTCTCTAAGAATCACTATGAGTTTAGAGGGGAAAAGAATGCTCAAGCACATTTGGGGATTTTCAACTTTAATTGTTTGTTGCAATGTGAATGGTTTACTAAAAATGTCAAAAGTTGGGAGTGGCTTGATGACCAATATGGCAAAGATTATTCAAGCGATATTATTGCCAATGCTAAAAAATATAATCAGGGAGTGTGGGCTTGA
- a CDS encoding VapD translates to MGLIEDKKLKSITFDLDTKALQEHYTKGDWHNAYSDISNFLGKYDFIHMQGSVYDSITKFSDDELGILIQTMAKELNWLPQCVKSIRGYDQPVMIDYTQQLKDRFTQDLSLENKQNLAIKRMKQKINEIDKSGKLKEMRPKKKDRDIDR, encoded by the coding sequence GTGGGCTTGATTGAGGATAAAAAGCTTAAATCCATAACCTTTGACCTTGATACCAAAGCTTTGCAGGAGCATTATACTAAGGGTGATTGGCATAATGCTTACAGTGATATAAGCAATTTCTTAGGCAAATATGACTTTATCCATATGCAAGGCTCGGTGTATGATTCTATAACAAAATTTAGTGATGATGAGCTTGGTATTCTGATACAAACAATGGCTAAAGAGCTGAATTGGCTTCCTCAATGTGTTAAAAGCATAAGAGGTTATGACCAACCCGTAATGATTGATTATACACAACAACTTAAAGATAGATTCACGCAAGATTTAAGTTTGGAAAACAAACAAAACTTAGCTATAAAAAGAATGAAGCAAAAAATTAATGAGATTGATAAATCAGGTAAGCTAAAAGAAATGCGTCCTAAAAAGAAAGATAGGGATATTGACCGCTAA
- a CDS encoding EexN family lipoprotein, with protein sequence MKKIVVFSVVVVATLTLSGCGDSVKSVEEYSKLEKAELGKMLKECENKFEKIFDSPEAWEGKGEAAELEGISQKIYKSRGGEEKHPSKDYFGFVGYGLVTDDELKKFGNSRYAELVECGRIQIAEKGGMEVINKPRKSIAEKYRNVGK encoded by the coding sequence ATGAAAAAGATAGTAGTATTTAGCGTAGTGGTGGTAGCGACACTTACGCTTAGTGGTTGTGGAGATTCTGTAAAAAGTGTAGAGGAATATTCTAAGTTAGAAAAGGCAGAGTTAGGTAAAATGCTTAAAGAGTGTGAAAATAAATTTGAAAAGATTTTTGATTCACCAGAAGCTTGGGAAGGAAAAGGAGAAGCTGCTGAACTAGAGGGGATAAGTCAAAAAATATACAAATCTCGTGGTGGTGAAGAGAAGCATCCTAGCAAGGATTATTTTGGATTTGTAGGGTATGGGCTAGTAACTGATGATGAGCTTAAGAAATTTGGCAATAGTAGATATGCCGAGCTTGTAGAGTGTGGGAGAATACAAATTGCCGAAAAGGGCGGTATGGAAGTCATCAATAAGCCTAGAAAATCTATAGCAGAAAAGTATAGAAATGTAGGCAAGTAG
- a CDS encoding recombinase family protein codes for MNLAYIRISTNKQDTQTQKLQIQEYCRINDIHIDKFIEIEQSSKKSQEIRKIGELKTKLNRGDLLIVVELSRLGRSMLEVMNLVLELSNNGVQMIFLRQPELSTFNSAYAKLLLAIYAYIDETEREFISQRTKAGLEKAMANGKKLGRPKGSFSSEYDKDIDKIKILLNRGESKRQVWQKLGYTHKTLKSFTNFLKSRKII; via the coding sequence ATGAATTTGGCATATATTAGGATTAGCACAAATAAGCAGGATACGCAAACACAGAAGTTACAAATTCAAGAATACTGCAGAATAAATGACATACATATTGATAAATTCATAGAGATAGAGCAAAGCAGTAAAAAGAGTCAAGAAATCCGCAAAATAGGAGAATTAAAAACAAAATTAAATCGTGGTGATTTGCTCATTGTAGTAGAACTTTCAAGGCTTGGAAGAAGTATGTTAGAAGTGATGAACTTAGTGCTAGAGTTAAGCAATAATGGTGTGCAAATGATTTTTCTTAGGCAACCTGAACTTAGCACATTTAATAGTGCTTATGCTAAATTGCTCCTTGCTATCTATGCCTATATTGATGAGACAGAGCGAGAATTTATAAGTCAAAGAACAAAGGCAGGGCTTGAAAAAGCAATGGCTAATGGCAAAAAGTTAGGGCGTCCAAAGGGTAGCTTCAGTAGCGAATACGATAAGGATATAGACAAGATTAAGATTCTGCTAAATAGAGGAGAATCTAAGCGTCAAGTATGGCAAAAGCTAGGTTATACCCATAAAACACTTAAAAGTTTTACAAATTTTTTAAAGAGTAGAAAAATTATCTAA
- a CDS encoding TrbC/VirB2 family protein, producing the protein MIKLFNSVIIAILLLPSFTFGAGGLNKVNTLMTSISNALYAVGVVVLTIAIMWAGFKIMFQGQTLREVAPPLLGGILIGAASGIAGLLIS; encoded by the coding sequence ATGATTAAGTTGTTTAATAGCGTGATTATAGCTATTTTATTGTTGCCTAGCTTTACATTTGGTGCAGGCGGATTAAATAAGGTAAATACTCTTATGACTAGCATTAGTAATGCTTTATATGCTGTGGGTGTAGTTGTTTTAACTATTGCAATTATGTGGGCTGGATTTAAGATTATGTTTCAAGGGCAGACTTTACGCGAAGTAGCTCCACCATTGCTTGGTGGGATTCTAATCGGTGCTGCAAGTGGTATTGCTGGACTTTTAATTAGCTAA
- a CDS encoding VirB4 family type IV secretion/conjugal transfer ATPase, with protein sequence MVQPLFKGLTRPALLFGVPMLPLLATFGLLLLITFWTQSFALLFLAIPLFFIEKAMAKKDPYIFRLFMLKAMFLTNPFSKKFHSVKTYSATSYTKKQMARAEVPKLNIIALNNEPNFEKLIPYSSIIAPSVVMTKDYLLLSTYRIDGICFEAESDINLSFINESLNMCFRAFSNEPVSFYFHNVRHRINDSLDSAFDNPYLNDVDEKYKQSFKDKTLLKNSLFITIIYSPLGRLDKGVFKKASVKDKQKQLTSFLYIFKEYKARFESNIKQFGVALLGEYEKNGIKFSKQLEFYNYLIGGRFTPTRILDMPLYEYLSGGLNNIYFEHKSAQINYNDDTYKFCRAIEVKDYSNTTYAGILDALMYLNCEFTITQSYIPLSQIEAKSALKTQANQLKSVEDDSISQTAQIEQALDDLASGEIGFGNYHFVIIVFGDSLKECKDNTNQTITLLNEIGILTSIAEIALPASYFSQMPCNFAFRPRIHKISTANYSSLIALHNFSSGKRDKNCWGEAVCMLKTPNKSPYYLNFHQSNNNKDDFGELFLANSLILGQSGGGKTVFMNFTFNQMQKYKDPSTFPESTPLDKRKFTSVYLDKDYGALGNILCAGGKYIKIENGKPTGFNPFKVEATQENLRALKGLVTMLVTRKGEFLNAKEEKKLSDAVEFIMREFKKDERKYPISLLLENLTEDINDDNSLKARLMAFKKGKQFGWVFDNENDILEFSDEISIYGIDGTEFLDDKDINGILSYFILWRVMSLADGRRLVIDIDEAWKWLENEVVAEEVKNKFKTIRKQNGFLRLATQSVEDFLKLPIAKTLIEQSATKIFLPNPLAKADDYINGLNLSEDEYQIIRDFQPVKRQFLIKRQDESVIATLDLSTLGKENLMILSTGASYIDTIENIFDDKEKSLEAKIIALKEVYRNA encoded by the coding sequence ATGGTGCAACCGCTATTTAAAGGATTAACTCGTCCTGCATTATTATTTGGCGTTCCTATGTTGCCTCTTTTGGCAACATTTGGGTTATTACTTTTAATAACTTTTTGGACACAGAGCTTTGCCTTATTATTTCTTGCTATTCCTTTATTTTTTATAGAAAAAGCAATGGCAAAGAAAGATCCTTATATTTTTCGACTTTTTATGCTAAAGGCAATGTTTCTAACAAATCCATTTAGCAAAAAATTTCATAGCGTTAAAACATACTCTGCAACAAGTTACACCAAAAAGCAAATGGCAAGAGCAGAAGTGCCAAAACTTAATATAATAGCCCTTAATAATGAGCCAAATTTTGAAAAGCTAATTCCTTATTCAAGCATTATTGCACCAAGTGTGGTAATGACAAAGGATTACTTGCTTTTAAGCACTTACCGAATTGATGGTATTTGTTTTGAGGCTGAAAGTGATATAAATCTTTCTTTTATCAATGAATCTCTTAATATGTGCTTTCGCGCATTCAGTAATGAGCCTGTTAGCTTTTATTTTCATAATGTCCGCCATAGAATCAATGATAGCCTAGATTCTGCATTTGACAATCCTTATTTAAACGATGTTGATGAGAAATATAAGCAGTCTTTTAAAGATAAGACACTTTTAAAAAATAGTCTTTTTATTACTATTATCTACTCACCTCTTGGGCGTTTGGATAAAGGGGTATTTAAAAAAGCAAGTGTAAAAGACAAACAAAAGCAACTTACAAGTTTTCTTTATATATTCAAAGAATACAAAGCAAGATTTGAAAGTAATATCAAGCAGTTTGGTGTTGCTCTTTTAGGAGAATATGAGAAAAATGGTATTAAGTTTTCTAAGCAGCTTGAGTTTTATAACTATTTAATAGGTGGTAGATTTACACCCACTCGCATTTTGGATATGCCATTATATGAATATCTAAGCGGTGGATTAAATAATATTTATTTTGAACATAAGAGCGCACAAATAAATTACAATGATGATACTTACAAATTTTGTAGAGCTATTGAAGTCAAAGATTATTCAAATACTACTTATGCAGGGATTTTAGACGCATTAATGTATTTAAATTGTGAATTTACTATAACTCAAAGTTATATTCCACTTTCGCAAATAGAGGCAAAATCTGCTCTTAAAACACAGGCAAATCAACTAAAAAGTGTAGAAGATGATTCTATATCCCAAACCGCACAAATAGAACAAGCTTTAGATGATTTGGCAAGTGGAGAAATTGGTTTTGGCAATTATCATTTTGTTATTATTGTTTTTGGAGATAGTTTAAAAGAATGTAAAGACAACACAAACCAAACTATTACACTCTTAAATGAAATAGGGATTTTAACAAGCATTGCAGAAATTGCATTACCAGCAAGTTACTTCTCTCAAATGCCTTGTAATTTCGCTTTTCGCCCAAGAATCCACAAAATCAGCACTGCAAATTATTCAAGCCTTATTGCTTTACATAATTTTAGCAGTGGCAAAAGAGATAAGAACTGCTGGGGCGAGGCAGTATGTATGCTTAAAACACCAAATAAAAGTCCTTATTATCTTAATTTTCATCAAAGCAATAATAATAAAGATGATTTTGGAGAGTTGTTTTTGGCAAATTCATTGATTTTAGGGCAAAGCGGTGGTGGAAAGACGGTGTTTATGAACTTCACTTTTAATCAAATGCAAAAATACAAAGACCCGAGCACTTTTCCTGAATCTACCCCACTAGATAAGCGTAAATTTACAAGTGTTTATTTAGACAAAGACTACGGAGCTTTGGGGAATATTCTTTGTGCTGGTGGTAAATATATAAAAATAGAAAATGGGAAACCTACAGGATTTAATCCCTTTAAGGTGGAAGCCACACAAGAAAATCTAAGAGCATTAAAAGGCTTAGTAACAATGCTAGTTACGCGCAAGGGAGAGTTTTTGAATGCTAAAGAAGAGAAAAAGCTAAGTGATGCAGTGGAATTTATTATGAGGGAATTTAAAAAAGATGAGCGCAAATACCCCATTTCGCTTTTATTGGAGAATCTAACAGAAGATATTAATGATGATAACTCTCTTAAAGCAAGGTTAATGGCATTTAAAAAAGGTAAGCAATTTGGTTGGGTGTTTGATAATGAAAATGACATTTTAGAGTTTAGTGATGAAATAAGTATTTATGGCATTGATGGGACAGAGTTTTTAGATGATAAAGATATCAATGGGATTCTAAGCTATTTTATTTTGTGGCGCGTTATGAGTTTAGCAGATGGGCGTAGGCTTGTTATTGACATAGACGAAGCGTGGAAATGGCTAGAAAATGAAGTGGTTGCAGAGGAGGTAAAAAACAAGTTTAAAACTATAAGAAAACAAAATGGTTTCTTACGCCTTGCTACACAAAGTGTAGAGGACTTCTTAAAACTTCCTATTGCAAAAACTTTAATAGAACAAAGTGCCACAAAGATTTTCTTGCCAAATCCTTTAGCAAAGGCAGATGATTATATAAATGGACTAAATCTTAGTGAAGATGAATATCAAATCATTAGAGATTTTCAGCCTGTAAAAAGACAATTTTTAATTAAGAGACAAGATGAGAGTGTCATTGCTACTCTTGATTTAAGCACTCTGGGCAAGGAGAATCTAATGATTCTTAGCACAGGTGCTTCTTATATAGATACGATTGAAAATATATTTGATGATAAAGAAAAAAGCCTTGAGGCAAAAATAATCGCATTAAAGGAGGTATATAGAAATGCGTAA
- a CDS encoding type IV secretion system protein → MRNKKLVGAVALWIGLSINANAIPVIDPTNLVQNTITAIQQIASYAKQVSDSVRQIQEFDKHATEFTNETLGLDDLLGDINNISKDINDIYKAKEDMEQFNKEVLSDPQGFFNDKYKKYTDTYNLYDKCSGLKDGALNICLRDRINYAAGIKQHSDYGNIIRRLQKQLDKQIKEFDRASSQKDRENAALAIRATQAEMEKAKALNELDSLEYRNNERIVQEQEDELFLKSLNTTYSVAEKYRNVGLK, encoded by the coding sequence ATGCGTAACAAGAAGTTAGTGGGAGCAGTGGCTCTGTGGATAGGGTTAAGTATAAATGCAAATGCCATTCCTGTAATTGACCCAACCAATTTGGTGCAAAATACCATAACTGCAATACAACAAATAGCAAGTTATGCAAAGCAAGTGAGTGATTCAGTGCGTCAGATTCAAGAGTTTGATAAACACGCTACTGAATTTACTAATGAAACGCTGGGGCTTGATGATTTACTAGGGGATATAAATAATATCAGCAAAGATATAAATGATATTTATAAAGCCAAAGAGGATATGGAGCAATTCAACAAAGAAGTGCTAAGCGACCCACAGGGTTTTTTTAACGATAAATATAAAAAATACACAGACACCTATAATCTTTACGATAAGTGTAGTGGGCTTAAAGACGGCGCACTCAATATTTGCCTAAGAGATAGAATCAATTATGCTGCAGGGATAAAACAGCATAGCGACTATGGAAATATTATTCGCAGATTGCAAAAACAATTAGATAAACAAATCAAAGAATTTGATAGAGCAAGCAGCCAAAAAGATAGAGAAAATGCAGCTTTGGCTATTCGTGCTACACAGGCAGAAATGGAAAAAGCAAAAGCACTTAATGAGTTAGATTCACTTGAATATAGAAATAATGAGCGCATAGTGCAAGAGCAAGAAGATGAACTTTTTCTAAAGAGTCTTAATACAACATATTCAGTAGCAGAAAAGTATAGAAATGTAGGATTAAAATAA
- a CDS encoding type IV secretion system protein has translation MADSSQMFTGIGYTIENLLSNLQQMSLNNKMQQLQLIVSAIITLSIMYKGYMVLAGKSQDPIRELVWDLGRKAFILSFAMGAGVWLNYSIEAVKGIYEWAGGGIGFYQQLDGLVDAVLKYMASLWKESGMSAGKTIMAAFMIVIVGICFVAICFELFFSIIACSVSNTFLIIVLPLALFCLMWNQTKQVFTQWCQLLLSNTFTLLFLFMFMSFCQSVLEQVFSLEALKEFDLKNILLQTLEVTLMCFVLVQIIKVIKSLAQNLAQVSLDSAMSGVGASQVAGAVVGGATRGINKAAIGGIGGLTGKSVGSAMEKGGLAGVAGNLATSGMVGGIGVAATGAKMAASAGKALLSKMRG, from the coding sequence ATGGCAGATTCTTCACAAATGTTCACAGGCATAGGTTATACCATTGAAAACCTACTCTCAAACCTGCAACAAATGAGCCTTAATAACAAAATGCAACAGCTTCAACTTATAGTTAGTGCAATTATAACGCTAAGTATTATGTATAAAGGTTATATGGTATTAGCAGGAAAAAGTCAAGACCCTATAAGAGAGCTTGTATGGGATTTAGGACGAAAAGCATTTATTTTATCCTTTGCTATGGGAGCTGGAGTTTGGCTTAACTATTCTATTGAAGCGGTTAAAGGGATTTATGAATGGGCTGGTGGTGGCATAGGCTTTTATCAGCAACTTGATGGGCTTGTAGATGCTGTATTAAAATATATGGCAAGTCTGTGGAAAGAAAGCGGAATGAGTGCTGGAAAAACTATTATGGCAGCATTTATGATAGTCATCGTAGGGATATGTTTTGTTGCGATTTGTTTTGAGTTATTTTTCTCTATTATCGCGTGCAGTGTAAGCAATACATTCCTTATTATAGTTTTACCCCTAGCACTTTTTTGCCTAATGTGGAATCAAACAAAGCAAGTTTTCACACAATGGTGTCAGCTCCTGCTTTCAAATACTTTTACACTCTTATTCTTGTTTATGTTTATGTCATTTTGTCAATCGGTTTTGGAACAAGTTTTTAGCCTTGAGGCGTTAAAGGAATTTGATTTAAAAAATATTCTTTTGCAAACATTGGAAGTAACGCTTATGTGCTTTGTGCTAGTGCAAATCATTAAAGTCATTAAATCTCTTGCGCAAAATCTCGCACAAGTCAGTCTAGATTCTGCTATGAGTGGTGTTGGGGCTTCACAAGTAGCTGGGGCAGTAGTAGGTGGAGCAACAAGAGGTATAAATAAAGCAGCTATTGGTGGAATAGGTGGATTAACTGGGAAAAGTGTAGGTTCAGCTATGGAAAAGGGTGGTTTAGCAGGAGTAGCAGGCAATCTTGCTACTAGTGGTATGGTTGGAGGGATTGGAGTAGCAGCCACTGGAGCAAAAATGGCTGCAAGTGCAGGTAAAGCTCTATTATCAAAAATGAGAGGTTAA
- a CDS encoding virB8 family protein, with protein MKQIIEKLKALLNTKRKEFDNADSNEFNHSYEYDIQGNYKKALDFESSLRYMIEQSNKRAYLFAVFCGVLSVLAIIAVMLLTPLKTTEPYLVRVNDTTGAVDIISILDVQQISNNEALDKHFINSYVRAREGYFYDMLNRDYELVLTLSSDRVAADYKDIYKGEDARDKVFKNNIQISVDVLSIVLTESAGVKTATIRTNLAIKNLSNRSIINQYRIITLSYEYQNLAFRENLRHINPLGFKVLTYRIDEDIKR; from the coding sequence ATGAAGCAAATCATAGAAAAACTCAAAGCCCTATTGAATACTAAACGCAAAGAGTTTGATAATGCAGATTCTAATGAATTTAATCATTCATATGAATATGATATTCAGGGTAACTATAAGAAAGCCTTAGATTTTGAATCTAGTTTGCGTTATATGATAGAACAAAGTAACAAGAGAGCCTATTTATTTGCTGTTTTTTGTGGTGTTTTATCTGTATTAGCAATCATAGCAGTAATGCTTCTAACACCATTAAAAACTACCGAGCCATATCTTGTTCGCGTGAATGACACTACAGGAGCGGTGGATATTATAAGCATTTTAGATGTTCAGCAAATAAGTAATAATGAAGCCCTAGATAAACATTTTATAAATAGCTATGTTCGTGCAAGAGAGGGTTATTTCTATGATATGTTAAATAGAGATTATGAACTTGTTCTTACTTTAAGCAGTGATAGAGTAGCAGCAGATTATAAAGATATTTATAAAGGTGAAGACGCGCGAGATAAAGTTTTTAAAAACAACATACAAATTAGCGTTGATGTCCTATCAATTGTTCTTACAGAATCTGCTGGGGTAAAAACTGCCACGATTAGAACAAATCTAGCAATTAAGAATCTAAGTAATAGAAGCATCATCAATCAATATCGCATTATTACTCTTAGCTATGAGTATCAAAACCTAGCATTTAGAGAAAACTTGCGACATATCAATCCACTTGGCTTTAAAGTTTTAACTTACAGAATAGATGAGGACATAAAACGATGA
- a CDS encoding TrbG/VirB9 family P-type conjugative transfer protein — protein sequence MKQIVLICVFIAVGFGASVPTKSSFDSKIAYAVFNAQDVLTITAANGYVSVIEFAPNERVINIAAGFSEGWEIVDRENLLFIKPKAVTTKFVHNPDPMFNGAEKEMVIDPIPQTWKTNLIVTTNANFYVFDLVLNAKNKVYKMTFTYPQMEDKAIQNAQKRLDRAIEIDKLQKSLNRTAVPRNWDYYMRVNNGADNIAPDFAYDDGVFTYLGFDNTKVFPSAFAYDREEQIVNQHIKKEGKFSVLVIHSIHKKILLRSGDKLVGILNKGYALNPLPKAPETSNETEVKRELLNGK from the coding sequence ATGAAACAGATAGTATTAATTTGCGTATTTATTGCGGTTGGTTTTGGAGCAAGTGTGCCTACTAAGAGTAGCTTTGATTCAAAGATAGCCTATGCAGTGTTTAACGCACAAGATGTGCTAACTATCACGGCAGCAAATGGCTATGTAAGCGTGATAGAGTTTGCTCCAAATGAGCGAGTAATCAATATTGCAGCTGGATTTAGTGAGGGTTGGGAGATTGTGGATAGAGAAAATCTACTCTTTATCAAGCCAAAAGCAGTAACAACTAAATTTGTGCATAATCCAGACCCTATGTTTAATGGAGCCGAAAAAGAAATGGTGATAGACCCTATACCGCAGACTTGGAAGACCAACTTAATTGTAACGACAAATGCTAATTTTTATGTGTTTGATTTAGTTTTAAACGCCAAGAATAAAGTTTATAAAATGACTTTTACCTATCCTCAAATGGAAGATAAAGCAATACAAAATGCTCAAAAGAGGCTTGATAGAGCCATAGAAATTGACAAACTGCAAAAAAGCCTTAATCGCACGGCAGTGCCTCGTAATTGGGATTATTATATGAGAGTAAATAATGGTGCTGATAACATCGCCCCTGACTTTGCATATGATGATGGTGTATTCACTTATCTTGGATTTGACAATACAAAGGTGTTCCCAAGTGCATTTGCTTACGATAGAGAGGAGCAAATAGTGAATCAGCACATTAAAAAAGAGGGCAAATTTTCAGTTCTTGTTATTCATTCTATCCATAAAAAGATTCTGCTTAGAAGCGGTGATAAATTAGTCGGCATTTTAAACAAAGGCTATGCGTTAAATCCATTACCAAAAGCACCAGAGACAAGTAATGAAACCGAAGTAAAAAGGGAGCTTTTAAATGGAAAATAG